A genomic window from Methanobrevibacter sp. TLL-48-HuF1 includes:
- the phoU gene encoding phosphate signaling complex protein PhoU — translation MENKEYPTYVFEERMESIKKNLRNYCNDTLELHRKATSLLSNFDEEKAAEVVEKAKELDICGHEIERSCIRFIAMEQPLATDLMYIESSIRVISHVKRIAYLCRNIAESAATIEGMKVSNKIMRDLEYMADYVQIMLTRGFGSFCNQDMDVARELASDDDKVDDLFDIILSHTTELLTEKTQDALEIVNIIFIARYLERIADRVVNIGERVIFINTHKRPRIEKLKKEEQ, via the coding sequence ATGGAGAATAAGGAATATCCTACTTATGTATTTGAAGAAAGGATGGAATCAATTAAGAAAAATCTTAGAAATTATTGTAATGACACATTAGAGTTACATAGAAAAGCAACATCTCTATTATCTAACTTTGATGAAGAAAAAGCTGCAGAGGTTGTTGAAAAAGCTAAAGAATTAGATATCTGCGGTCATGAAATTGAAAGGAGTTGTATTAGATTTATAGCTATGGAACAACCATTAGCTACAGATTTAATGTATATTGAATCATCAATTAGAGTTATTTCTCATGTAAAAAGAATAGCTTATTTATGTAGAAATATTGCAGAATCAGCAGCTACTATTGAAGGAATGAAAGTTTCAAATAAAATAATGAGGGACTTGGAGTACATGGCTGATTATGTTCAAATCATGTTAACTAGAGGATTTGGATCTTTTTGTAATCAGGATATGGACGTTGCAAGAGAGTTAGCTAGTGATGATGATAAAGTAGATGATTTATTTGATATTATATTATCCCACACTACTGAATTATTAACTGAAAAAACCCAGGATGCATTAGAAATAGTTAATATTATTTTCATTGCAAGGTATCTGGAAAGAATAGCTGATAGGGTAGTTAATATTGGAGAAAGAGTTATTTTCATCAATACTCATAAAAGACCTCGTATTGAGAAATTAAAAAAAGAAGAACAATAA
- a CDS encoding phosphate ABC transporter substrate-binding protein produces MKKKNKYLIGIIAIIVIIAGALIISADAGSSKVQVAGSTSVQPVAEKLVEVYKESHPDAQINVQGGGSSVGIKSAEDGSADIGMCSKALDNNSSLKQYELGKDGIVIAINPQNQVSDLSDEQLQGIFSGNITNWNQVGGSDGKINVITREEGSGTLDAFESIVMGDSKIKDDAVVQSSTEAVKQSVSQDPNAIGFVSYAHISDDIKAVNVNGVAPSDATIADGSYELQRPFLFLTNGEPTGETKNFIDWVLSDDGGKVLADEKIIKTSK; encoded by the coding sequence ATGAAAAAGAAAAATAAATATTTAATTGGTATTATAGCAATTATTGTTATAATTGCAGGTGCTTTGATTATTTCTGCAGATGCAGGATCATCAAAAGTTCAAGTGGCAGGATCAACCTCAGTTCAACCTGTTGCTGAAAAGTTAGTAGAAGTTTATAAAGAATCACACCCTGATGCTCAAATCAATGTGCAAGGTGGAGGATCTAGTGTAGGTATCAAAAGTGCTGAAGATGGATCTGCTGATATTGGTATGTGTTCAAAAGCTTTAGACAATAACAGTTCCTTAAAACAATATGAATTAGGAAAAGACGGAATTGTAATTGCAATCAATCCTCAAAACCAAGTTTCAGATTTATCCGATGAACAGCTTCAAGGAATTTTCTCTGGTAACATTACCAACTGGAATCAAGTAGGTGGAAGTGATGGAAAAATAAATGTCATCACACGTGAAGAAGGTTCAGGTACTTTAGATGCATTTGAAAGTATTGTTATGGGTGACAGCAAAATTAAAGATGATGCTGTTGTTCAAAGTTCTACTGAAGCAGTAAAACAATCTGTTTCCCAAGATCCTAATGCAATTGGTTTTGTATCTTATGCTCATATTAGTGATGATATTAAAGCAGTTAATGTAAATGGAGTTGCACCGTCTGATGCTACTATTGCAGATGGTTCATACGAACTTCAAAGACCATTCTTATTCTTAACCAATGGTGAACCTACTGGCGAGACCAAAAACTTCATCGATTGGGTATTAAGTGATGATGGTGGTAAAGTATTAGCTGATGAAAAAATTATTAAGACTTCAAAATAG
- the pstA gene encoding phosphate ABC transporter permease PstA, protein MKSFCSPKTSQKIMNGVFVLSGVVTLLILIIILGYILVKGIPVINFEFLFSGPIDAGREGGIFPMIISSIYVVFIAAVIATPLGVGAAIYMSEYASNQKIIKFIRFGSETLASIPSIVFGLFGLAFFVVFLKLGWCILSGGLVLALMAIPTIFQVAEVTLTSIPNSYKEGSYGLGATKWQVIYSVILPAALPGIITGVILAMTRAISEAAAVMYAVGSALTVPISIFDPGRPLPLHLYVLATEGVSLQNAYGTAAVLVIIVLILTVATNLIVERYQKKIMGK, encoded by the coding sequence ATGAAGAGTTTTTGCTCTCCTAAGACTTCCCAGAAAATAATGAATGGTGTATTTGTATTATCTGGTGTTGTTACATTACTTATATTAATTATCATATTAGGTTATATTCTTGTTAAAGGAATTCCGGTTATTAATTTTGAGTTTTTATTCTCAGGTCCGATTGATGCCGGAAGAGAAGGCGGAATATTCCCTATGATTATTTCAAGTATATATGTAGTTTTCATTGCTGCAGTAATAGCTACTCCGTTAGGTGTTGGTGCAGCTATTTACATGTCAGAATATGCATCAAACCAAAAAATTATCAAATTTATCCGCTTCGGATCAGAAACATTAGCTTCAATTCCATCTATTGTATTTGGTTTATTTGGTTTAGCATTTTTTGTTGTGTTCCTGAAATTAGGCTGGTGTATATTATCTGGAGGATTAGTTTTAGCATTAATGGCTATTCCAACTATTTTCCAAGTTGCTGAAGTTACCTTAACATCCATTCCAAATTCCTATAAAGAAGGAAGTTACGGATTAGGTGCTACAAAATGGCAGGTTATCTATTCAGTTATATTGCCTGCAGCATTACCTGGAATAATTACTGGTGTTATTTTAGCTATGACTAGGGCTATTTCTGAAGCAGCTGCAGTTATGTATGCTGTAGGATCTGCATTAACAGTACCTATATCTATATTTGATCCAGGTAGGCCTTTGCCGCTTCATTTGTATGTATTAGCTACTGAAGGTGTTTCACTCCAGAATGCATATGGAACCGCTGCAGTACTGGTAATTATTGTATTAATATTAACTGTTGCAACTAATTTAATTGTTGAGAGATATCAAAAGAAAATTATGGGGAAATAA
- the pstC gene encoding phosphate ABC transporter permease subunit PstC yields METKNFSEFFIEKGLFITAIFSIFVIFVILAFIVSEAIPAFQSYGFFHFLTGSNWAPNDGQFGVFPMIIGSIFVTLLSLVIAVPLSLLCAIFMEEIAPDKIKLFLKPVIQTLSGIPSVVYGFFGLTVLVPIVRQNFGGTGFSVFTAALILSVMILPTIISVSQDAIKAVPGEYREAALGLGSTHWQTIRHIIFPSALPGIITAIILGIGRAIGETLAVIMVAGNVAQVPGSIFAPVRTLTTNIALEMGYATGLHYNALFGTAVVLFIIIAALLLVANYVQNKYGIGAEGIE; encoded by the coding sequence ATGGAAACTAAAAACTTTAGTGAATTTTTTATTGAGAAAGGATTGTTTATAACAGCAATCTTTTCCATTTTTGTTATTTTTGTTATATTGGCATTTATTGTTAGTGAGGCAATTCCTGCATTTCAGTCATATGGATTTTTCCATTTTTTAACAGGCAGTAACTGGGCTCCTAATGATGGTCAATTTGGTGTTTTCCCAATGATTATAGGTTCAATATTTGTAACTTTACTTTCATTGGTGATAGCTGTTCCATTATCTTTATTATGTGCTATATTTATGGAAGAAATAGCTCCTGATAAAATAAAATTGTTTTTAAAACCGGTTATCCAAACATTATCTGGAATTCCTTCAGTAGTTTATGGATTTTTTGGTTTAACAGTTTTAGTGCCTATTGTACGTCAAAATTTTGGAGGTACCGGATTTAGTGTATTTACAGCTGCTTTAATTTTATCTGTCATGATATTACCAACAATCATATCAGTTTCCCAGGATGCAATTAAAGCAGTTCCTGGTGAGTATAGAGAAGCCGCATTAGGTCTTGGATCTACTCATTGGCAAACAATTCGTCATATAATTTTCCCATCTGCATTGCCAGGAATAATTACCGCAATCATTCTTGGTATTGGAAGGGCGATTGGTGAGACTTTGGCTGTAATTATGGTGGCAGGTAATGTTGCTCAAGTTCCAGGATCAATATTTGCTCCGGTTAGGACACTTACAACAAATATTGCATTGGAAATGGGTTATGCAACCGGATTACATTATAATGCATTATTCGGTACTGCTGTTGTATTATTTATTATAATCGCAGCTTTATTATTAGTAGCAAATTATGTTCAAAATAAATATGGTATTGGTGCGGAGGGGATTGAATGA
- a CDS encoding phosphate uptake regulator PhoU — MSKKNKTLKDILDCILYENPATQDEIAEKLGITRRYVTQLLQPLVKDGTVKRAYMVDLKVYEKLAESFGDYAPSNDSGYVLVNDMLSNMAKHVQSQLQESFDAVYEYDENKANAALEMDYTTNNMVEKVRTSVETIVSINQHSELSKSMLYNEVAYDLERIGDYCGHIAKFVIEDVYEVDETILKNLKKMYKTAQKMIRSAMLAFLEGKTNLKEDIMDFEESMHMLQNKSINIIATQMAENSFDEKERSNYFMYLFRVVKAFERIGDISIEIIDVAIEFHKNIPRSTTPRTFR, encoded by the coding sequence ATGAGTAAAAAAAATAAAACATTGAAAGATATTTTGGATTGTATCTTATATGAAAACCCCGCTACTCAAGATGAAATAGCTGAAAAACTGGGGATAACACGCCGTTATGTTACTCAGCTACTTCAGCCTCTTGTAAAAGATGGAACTGTTAAAAGAGCATACATGGTTGATTTAAAAGTATACGAAAAGTTAGCAGAATCTTTTGGAGATTATGCTCCAAGTAATGATTCAGGATATGTTTTAGTTAATGATATGTTGTCTAACATGGCTAAACATGTTCAATCTCAATTACAGGAGTCATTTGATGCTGTTTATGAATATGATGAAAATAAAGCTAATGCTGCTTTAGAAATGGATTATACTACTAATAATATGGTTGAAAAAGTAAGAACATCTGTTGAAACTATTGTTAGTATTAATCAGCATTCTGAATTATCAAAATCCATGCTTTATAATGAAGTGGCTTATGATTTGGAGCGTATAGGTGATTATTGCGGGCATATTGCAAAGTTCGTAATTGAAGATGTTTATGAAGTTGATGAAACTATTCTTAAAAATTTAAAGAAAATGTATAAAACTGCTCAAAAGATGATCAGATCAGCTATGCTTGCATTTTTAGAAGGAAAAACTAATCTTAAAGAAGATATTATGGATTTTGAAGAATCTATGCATATGCTTCAAAACAAATCCATTAATATAATAGCTACTCAAATGGCTGAAAATTCATTTGATGAAAAAGAACGTTCTAATTATTTCATGTACTTATTTAGGGTTGTTAAAGCCTTTGAAAGAATAGGGGACATTTCTATAGAAATTATTGATGTAGCTATTGAATTCCATAAGAATATACCTAGATCTACCACTCCCCGCACATTTAGGTAA
- the pstB gene encoding phosphate ABC transporter ATP-binding protein PstB produces MKLEVRNLNTFFEDVQILKNVNMDVPENSVTALIGPSGCGKSTFIRTINRMNDLIPTFSHDGNIYLDGVDVYDDSVDVVDLRKKVGMVFQKPNPFPKSIFDNVAYGLRIHGEEDEDYIAQVVEESLKSAAIWDEVKDKLDKSAMGLSGGQQQRLCIARTIAVSPEVILMDEPCSALDPISTLKIENLIHKLKEKYTIVMVTHNMQQATRVSKYTSFFLNGEIIESGLTDKLFVNPKEEKTEEYITGRFG; encoded by the coding sequence ATGAAATTGGAAGTTAGAAATTTAAACACATTCTTTGAGGATGTTCAAATTTTAAAAAATGTAAATATGGATGTTCCGGAGAATTCTGTTACTGCACTTATTGGACCTTCAGGTTGTGGTAAATCTACATTCATCAGGACAATTAACCGTATGAATGACTTAATTCCAACATTTAGTCATGATGGTAATATTTACCTGGATGGTGTAGATGTTTATGATGATTCTGTAGATGTTGTTGATTTAAGAAAAAAAGTAGGTATGGTTTTCCAAAAGCCAAATCCATTTCCAAAATCTATATTTGATAATGTTGCATATGGATTAAGAATTCATGGAGAAGAAGATGAGGATTATATTGCTCAGGTAGTTGAAGAAAGTCTAAAATCAGCAGCTATCTGGGATGAAGTTAAAGATAAATTGGATAAGTCTGCAATGGGATTATCCGGTGGTCAGCAACAAAGATTATGTATAGCACGTACAATTGCTGTTAGTCCGGAAGTAATTTTAATGGATGAACCCTGTTCTGCATTAGACCCAATTTCCACATTGAAAATTGAGAATTTAATCCATAAACTTAAAGAAAAGTATACTATTGTTATGGTTACACATAATATGCAACAGGCTACAAGGGTATCTAAATACACTTCTTTCTTCTTAAACGGAGAAATAATTGAAAGTGGTTTAACAGATAAACTATTTGTAAATCCAAAAGAGGAAAAAACAGAAGAATATATTACTGGAAGATTTGGTTAA
- a CDS encoding fumarate hydratase, giving the protein MITQDMIKDAVYELYKKAVIVLGNDVKKALEDALKVEDNELARLNIEAILKNIELAEEKQIPMCQDTGLPVVFVKLGNVEVENLRAGIEEGIKKATKEIPIRPNIVDPLTRENTNINVGSYIPPIDIELIDEDYLEITILPKGFGSENNNAMKMALPAEGIQGIKDFVVESVLKAKGKPCPPTVIGVGIGGTSDLCLKLGKKALLGEVGKRNPDPEIAKLELEILEEINNSGIGPMGLGGKTTTLDVKILKAHTHTAGLPIGVCVQCWADRHATTKIYDKK; this is encoded by the coding sequence TTGATTACACAAGACATGATAAAAGATGCTGTTTATGAACTTTACAAAAAAGCAGTAATCGTTTTAGGAAATGATGTGAAAAAAGCACTAGAAGATGCTCTTAAAGTAGAAGATAATGAACTTGCAAGGTTAAATATTGAAGCTATCTTAAAGAATATTGAACTTGCTGAAGAAAAACAAATTCCAATGTGTCAAGATACAGGTTTGCCAGTAGTTTTTGTCAAATTAGGAAATGTTGAAGTTGAAAATTTAAGAGCAGGAATTGAAGAAGGAATTAAAAAAGCTACAAAAGAAATTCCAATTAGGCCAAATATTGTAGATCCTTTAACAAGAGAAAATACAAACATCAATGTTGGATCATACATCCCTCCAATAGATATTGAGTTAATAGATGAAGATTATCTCGAAATAACAATTTTACCTAAAGGATTTGGCTCAGAAAACAATAATGCTATGAAAATGGCTCTTCCAGCTGAAGGAATTCAGGGCATAAAAGATTTTGTAGTTGAATCTGTCCTAAAAGCAAAAGGAAAACCTTGCCCCCCAACAGTAATAGGGGTCGGAATTGGAGGAACCTCTGATTTATGTTTAAAATTAGGTAAAAAAGCACTTCTCGGAGAAGTTGGTAAAAGAAATCCTGATCCGGAAATAGCTAAACTAGAATTAGAAATTCTTGAAGAAATCAATAATTCCGGAATCGGTCCGATGGGTCTTGGGGGTAAAACAACAACATTAGATGTTAAAATTCTAAAAGCCCATACACATACTGCAGGACTGCCTATTGGTGTTTGTGTGCAATGCTGGGCAGACAGACATGCGACAACTAAAATTTATGATAAAAAATAA